In Juglans microcarpa x Juglans regia isolate MS1-56 chromosome 1S, Jm3101_v1.0, whole genome shotgun sequence, the genomic stretch ACCTTGATTCTCGAAGATCCAATAATGATTTCTGTTGAGAATTTTGACTAATTAGCAATTGAATGTTTGTTAGTGATAGGCTGCCTTTGCCATGCGATGAGGATGTGGAAGGATTTACATACACCTTTACTCCCTCCACAAACACAAACCTTAAAACCCGTCGAGAGTCACCTTAAAAATAGCCATAGAAGGACTCGGTCTCTCTCCTTGAATTCATACCTCATTCTTCTTCCATGTTCCCAcaactactctctctctctctctctccaaccaaaACTCCTAACGCACCGAACATTTGTTTTCCCACGTTGGTGCTGAAGAAAGTCCATGAATGATATTACCTTCCTACTGCATGTATGAGGATTCagttgtaatttgttttgacaCATGATATTCGGCTTCGCTTCAAAATTTCCAGTCATTGAAATGCAACACCATTTTCTTGGCGGAGGAGAACTTTTTCTTCCTCAATTGCTAGTACGACATGGTTTTTCCTTTCGTCAAATGGAGTATTATCTCTAACAATAAGAAGccttgtgtattttttaaagatttcgATGATTTAGAGGTTTGTGTCATAATTAAGCATCATTATCTATCAGGAAAGAGACTAGAAAAAAAGGGAAGCATTgccaaataaaagaagaaaaagaacattgAATTGGTATAGGAGAAGATAATGGCGTCCCTATCCAGCCAACCATCAAAGAAGAACATGCGCAGCGCAAGAGGTACTTCTGACAGTTCTCAGGGAAGTCGTAATTCCAATGGGCAAACCGTTAAATTTGCAAGACGAACTTCAAGTGGGCGATATGTAAGTCTGTCGAGAGAAGATCTTGATATGTCAGGAGAATTGTCTGGGGACTACATGAATTACACAGTACACATGCCACCAACGCCGGACAATCAGCCCATGGACACGTCGGTGGCCGCCAAGGCTGAAGAGCAGTATGTTTCGAATTCCCTTTTCACAGGAGGATTCAATAGCGTAACTCGTGCACATCTCATGGACAAGGTGATCGAGTCGGAGGTGAGTCATCCTCAGATGGCTGGAGCCAAGGGCTCTGCCTGTTCCATGCCAGCATGTGACGGCAAGGTGATGAAAGATGAGAGAGGGGCTGACGTGATCCCTTGTGATTGTAGGTGTGTGCTATTCTTTCCTATCTAACACATTGCCGGCCAATGATTAATCTCACTAATTTTTTATGCTGCTGAATTATATGCATGCTGagaatatatagatgatgtaaaCTAGCTAGGAATAAGATGACTAAAACAATGCTGCGTTGAAACGTATTGTCTAGGTTTAAGATTTGTAGAGACTGCTTCATGGATGCCCAAAAAGGAAGTGGTTTATGCCCAGGTTGCAAGGAGCCATACAAAGCCGAAGACTATGATCAGGACGATCCACAAGATTTCTCGAGTGGAGCACTACCATTGCCAGCCCCAAATGGCACAAAGAGGGACCCTAAAAATATGTCTATGATGAAGAGGAACCAAACCGGAGAATTTGATCACAACAGGTGGTTGTTTGAGACAAAAGGCACCTATGGCGTTGGAAATGCCTATTGGCCCCAAGATGACATCTACTGTGATGGGGATGATGATGGGTTCAAGGGGGGTATGATGGAATCAATGGATAAACCTTGGAAGCCCCTAAGTCGAAAAATGCCAATTCCAGCCGCCATTATCAGTCCTTACAGGttaataattaacaaattaatttccaAGTTGAACTTTTAGTTTGAAATTTGTTGATCTTCTCACAAATATATGTACTTTTTCTACATGGGATTACTCTAGTTGAACAATTGATCATGATGGTACGCATATATACTTAATCAAGAAGAACTTGACATCATGCAGGTTACTAGTCCTTGTCCGTCTAGTGGTCCTATGTTTCTTTTTGCATTGGAGGCTGACACATCCAAATGAAGATGCAGTATGGTTGTGGTTGATGTCAGTGGTGTGTGAGGTGTGGTTTGCTTTCTCATGGGTCCTAGATCAGATTCCTAAGCTTTGCCCCATCAATCGATGCACAGATCTTCAAGTCCTTCACGACAAGTTTGATATGCCATCACCCGCCAATCCCACTGGTCGCTCTGACCTTCCTGGTGTTGATCTATTTGTGTCCACGGCTGATCCTGAGAAAGAACCGCCACTTGTCACTGCATGTACCATCCTTTCAATTCTAGCCGTTGATTACCCAGTGGAAAAGATTGCATGTTACGTTTCTGATGATGGAGGCGCCCTCCTTACCTTTGAGGCCATGGCCGAGGCTGCAAGCTTTGCTGACTTATGGGTTCCATTCTGTCGGAAACATAATATTGAGCCAAGAAATCCCGAGACTTATTTCAGCTTAAAAGTTGACCCAACCAAGAACAAAAGCAGGTTGGATTTTGTGAAGGATAGGAGGAAGGTGAAGAGAGAGTTTGACGAGTTCAAAGTAAGGATAAATGGGCTTCCGGACTCGATTAGGAGGAGATCAGAAGCATTCAATGCGAGGGAAgaaatgaagatgatgaagCACATGAGGGAAAGCGGAGCAGACCCTTTGGAGGTAATGTCGAAGGTCCAAAAAGCCACATGGATGGCTGATGCTACCCACTGGCCCggtacttggactatgcctgCTAGTGAACATGCCAAAGGTGACCATGCAGGAATTCTTCAGGTATAAACTTGGCTTGCATAGATAACAACTTTCTTTGTTCGATAATTCATGTGTATATGTGTCACTTCAATTTGTGAAATGTTTTAACTATAAAAGAGTTACAAAAAACACCTACAAATTGGTGTAagttaattttgtatatatgttaAACTATATAAAGATCCATTTGTTATAAAGTAGACAGAATGTATATCACAGGGATTTGAATTTTCGAGAGTATTTGTTATCAAAATTTTAGAGtctagagtgagagagagataaacatataaaatggATTTCACAGTATTGTTTAGCATTGAATACTGTCCGAGAAATTCGCTTGAGCAGTCATAGTTGTTGTGGGACCCACtttgtatatataatctttCTCAATTTAGGTTCTAGAGTTCGGACAAGATCAATTATAGGGGGATCTAAGTCCATATTATATTAGGCCATGTTAGTTTGTAAGGtaacattttgtatattttctttgcAAACTTAATAGTTCTCAATCAATTTTAgcttattttaggaaaaaattattgtataggTCCTTAGGTTTgacgttttttcaaactaaccCCTAgtgttaaaacaaaataaaattaaaaaaaaaactaattcaaatttacaaactaaaactataaaaagttgaaaattaaataaataaaataaattattaaaaaattagaaaaattagaaaactagAAAGatcaaaaagtaattttaaaacttaagtaaaaataaacaaataaatatgtgTAGGCCAGATTGATCCACCCTGCATGTAGTAGCCAACGATTCACAACCATCCATTAGAATTAATAACTTTTGTTAATGAATTAATAAGAGACATGAGGAGATTTAAACCAATTAtaattagctttttcttaatgattaatgTGTGTACGTGGGGACTATGATTTCAAATTGTTATGTATTCTGTAGCTAGCCATTATTGATTTGCACAGGTGATGTTGAAGCCCCCTAGCTGTGATCCACTAATGGGAGAGGCCGACGAAAGAATCATAGACTTCTCCGATGTGGACATACGTCTTCCCATGTTCGTTTATGTTTCACGTGAGAAACGACCAGGTTATGATCACAATAAGAAAGCCGGTGCCATGAATGCCCTTGTGCGAGCTTCTGCCGTCCTCTCCAATGGCCCATTCATTCTCAATCTTGACTGTGACCACTACATCTACAACTGCAGAGCTATTCGTGAAGGAATGTGCTTTATGATGGACCGCGGAGGTGAGAACATTTGCTACATCCAATTCCCACAAAGATTTGAAGGCATTGATCCTTCTGATCGGTATGCCAACCACAATACAGTGTTCTTCGACGGCAACATGCGCGCCCTCGACGGAGTGCAGGTATTTTTTTGGCATATATATTGGATAGAAGTAATTCTAGTAGTACGTACTTTGCTTAGAAGTTTGGGATTTACGCAACCCTCATGAATGACTACTATATATGCAGGGCCCAGTTTATGTGGGAACAGGTTGCATGTTTAGGCGGTTTGCCTTGTATGGTTTCGACCCACCAAAAACCGATGAGATTTCGCAGAGCACTGACTCTGAGATGCACACCTTAAAGGCCAATGACTTTGATCCTGATCTTGATGTGAATAGACTACCCAAGCGTTTTGGAAATTCTATAATGCTATCCGAATCCATACCTATAGCTGAGTACCACGGCCGCCCTCTGGCTGATCATTCTGCAGTTAAGTATGGTCGGCCTCCTGGTATTCTAAGGGCACCACGTGATCCTCTTGACGCCACGACTGTTGCTGAAGCTGTCTCTGTCATTTCTTGTTGGTATGcctttcaataataataaaaagaaagaaagatcagAGTACATATATATTGTACAATACCTAATTAAACACAATAACTAACATGATAAGTACTACGTTGCATGTTACATAAACAGGTACGAGGATAAGACTGAATGGGGTGACCGAGTGGGTTGGATTTACGGTTCGGTCACGGAAGATGTTTTGACAGGATACCGAATGCACAACCGTGGGTGGCACTCAGTCTACTGCATCACTAAGCGTGATGCATTTCGCGGGTCAGCTCCGATCAACCTCACAGATAGACTCCACCAGGTGCTCCGTTGGGCTACAGGTTCCGTTGAGATTTTCTTCTCTAGAAATAATCCCTTGTTGGCTACGAGGCGCCTGATGTTTCTTCAGCGTATGGCATACCTTAACGTTGGCATTTATCCCTTCACCTCTGTATTCCTTATTGTCTATTGCTTCCTCCCTGCACTCTCTCTAATCTCTGGAAACTTCATCGTGCAAACTCTAAGCGTGGTGTTCCTCGTCTACCTACTAATAATAACAGTGTGCCTCATTTCGCTAGCCATCTTGGAGGTGAAATGGGCTGGTATAGGATTGGAAGAGTGGTGGAGGAATGAACAGTTTTGGCTCATTTCTGGAACCAGTGCACACTTGGCTGCTGTGGTGCAGGGGCTGCTCAAAGTGATTGCTGGGATTGAAATATCCTTCACTTTGACTTCAAAATCGGCAGGAGAAGACGTTGATGACATCTTTGCAGACTTGTACCTTGTGAAATGGACTTCGTTGATGATTCCACCAATTGTTATTGCAATGGTGAATATAATTGCCATTGCCATTGCATTTTCAAGGACGATCTACAGTACAGTTCCTCAATGGAGCAAGTTCGTTGGTGGAGCATTCTTTAGCTTTTGGGTGTTGGCTCATCTGTATCCTTTTGCCAAAGGTTTGATGGGGAGGAGAGGGAAGACACCAACGATTGTGTTTGTTTGGTCAGGTCTCATTGCAATTACACTTTCTTTGCTTTGGGTTGCCATTAGTCCCCCAAAAGCAAGCTCAACAGAAGCTAACGGAGGAGGGTTTCAATTCCCTTGAAACCATGACTTCAAACCTCCGCCCTTTTGGTGATCCGTCTTTCCTTACAACTTACAGGGACAAGTGACTAACTCATGTACGTACGTTAATGCAGCTGTAACATATTGGTAAATGACAGAGACagctttttaatttatttgtccaTATATGCAGGTACGTACATCATGAACTTCCACAAATGAATATTGtacacattattattttttggaaggcttacatatatttttgcaagtgaacaaacaagaaattaagGATATTCTtcgaaaatattaatacttctTCAAGAGTCGTGCTTTGTATTATTgaattatcatcattttttcttttagaaaaatgtaattcggtattaaattaaaatcaatgatgtatcatataATTTCTTTGATCTTTCATAAATTTCGAGGGGTAAAATTAGCACAACAAGATCTTTAAGATAGTTTAACATGATATACTTATTATCATATTGGAATCGGAGCATCAtaatataagttttcttattttgAGGAAATCATAAACACAATCTTTACGTACATGTCCAAACAttttaaaccaaaataaaataaattaataaagggAAAGTATATTTTCTAGGACTGTTGATCCGAGTTTTTTTTCAGCATGGTCCGAAACAAATATGGGCCGAAACCCTAGTTCCAAAACTTGGGTACACCTGATCCGAGTAccgtaactttttttttcaatttgaaagtGGATCCACCAAATGTCACATGTGTGATTTCaccattttcaaattttaaaatacatgcACTTAAATAGTCACTACCCAACCCCAACATTATGATTTATGCCTTGACAGGCCGCCCCCACATGCTGTCCTGGCCAAAGAGCTTGCCACCAAAGAGATAATGAATGGCACTGGACATGCAAAGGATGCAGATAAAAAGAAAGCagatgaaaaagaataaaaaaaatcaaaacattcaaactaaagaaataataataataaataaaaaaactcaggTTTTGAATTGTAAAACTGAATTCATCCGAGTCTGACCCAGATTTGAAACCTGAGTTATGGTCCGAGTATACCCAAGTTTCCAAACCGGAACCCGGACGAACGCTCCTAAATTTTCACTCTGATTTTACATTCGGCATTCCAAACTATTAAAATTGAGGCATTAATGCACTATTAaaattacccaaaaaaaaaaaaaattaacacttgCATTCTAGTTGATTTTTGacaattttgaaagtttgacttTAATGGAATATGAAATTTGACAGATTTTTATAATCTTGTGTAAAGTAtcagttttaataattttggatGCAACATAAAAACGCTTTATAGTTAGAGGtggcaaaataatttttttctaataaatatataaacaaataaatagtaaaaatggAGCGAGAGGTAAACATGGGCTTGAACTGGGCCGTTAAAATAAGCCTATAAATAATTGTGGACAGAGAAGGCCCAGTAGGTTTTTGCTTCCCAGTGATATAAaatcctctctccctctcaaacTTCCTCTCGCCCGCAGTCGTCTCTTTTGCCGTTTGTTCATCTCTTCTTCGCTGGTACTTTCTCTTTTCTTAGTCACTTTTATCCATTGAATCTGTTTGTATCTGATTGCGCTGGTTACCATTTGTAAATCTCTGTTTCGGTAATTAGGGTTTTGTTACTTTAAATCTGACAATTTGAGCTTTTTACGCATGAGAAACTTGATCTTCTGTTCTATGCTCTCCGGGAACATATACTTGGTTGCTAGGGAAAACTGAGAATATGATTTCTTTCAAAGGATTATGAACTTCTGTATCAATATGAGTCGCAtcaggttttatttttgtttttgtttttattttttgtgaatggATGATATTTAAGAACCGGAGACCTTGTTTTCTCAACAGCCAAATACTAATCGACTTTTGTCTTTTCGTTGGGGTTTTTTTTCAGTGTCAACTTCATAAGCTaaagttataacttattttAGGCTACACTTATGGAGTCTTGttgtttttcttcaaatttttcctGTCTCTtagaaatttgaatatttgaactTGTTGGTTCAGATCGGTAAGCGTTGACGAAGCAGTAAACAGAAGCCAAGATGCAAAACGAAGAGGGGGTTATAACCGAGCTTTACATTCCCAGGAAATGGTATTAAGCATGATGCcattttatattatcatttttctttaatttttatgtttttctaaCGTTTTcagattttggttttttatctaaattattcCTTGGGAATGCAGTTCGGCTACAAACAGATTGATTACATCAAAGGACCATGCTTCGGTTCAGATCAACGTTGGGCATTTGGATGAGAATGGCGTGTACAATGGCCATTTCTCCACCTTTGCTCTGTGTGGATTCGTCCGTGCTCAGGTTTTTGTTCTCTGCTCATTTCAGTTTCTAATTCTATAATTTGGTTTGGGTGGCTTAGCTCTAGATCATGGTACTTCAAGTTTATTTGTACCGAAGGGTTGTTGAAAGTCTCTGCTTGGTTTATGATGCTGAGTGCTTTCAACATTCAAAGCATTGCTTTGAAAATGCCTCTAGATATTTTGGGGAGCAAATGAAATATGGCTTTAGATCTTCTAGAAATGTAAGTGCCCATCGTGTTGCTTTTCAGAAAAACATGATAGTGGCATGCAAAGTGCATTTTAGCTCTTCCAGATCTTTGCATTGGTTGAATAAAGTGTCTGTGCCCCATAAGAGTCCGCGACAGAAATTTGTAGTACATGATTTTTCTTGGAGTGGATTTTGTTGATAAACACCCGTGGGACCTGGAACAATTAAGGATGATCTCTTCCTTATATGTCAAACATTTGGGATGTGCTTGGTTATGGCAAGTTTGTCATTTTGATAGTATTACCTACATCACTACAGTGACACTACTACTAGTATAATGCTGGACAAGTGAACTGGCAGCTAATACAAGTTCAGCAAAATTggcttaaaaatatattgagcTAAGCCAGAAACTCGGGCTTGTATTTAATACCATGGTGATTAACCTGTAACTAGGTACTTGCATAAAAAGATATTGATGTGTTGGTGATGATTTAGCAGgcaataattcttttttctttttgagtcgtTTTTAAATGTATCTTTAATTGATAGATTAAGCAAGTCCTGGGATTTGTGCATAGTTGCTTGTTTAATTTATGGTCCAAGTAGTGTAtgatattttcttataattttctgtTTGAATGACCTGTTTGATGGTCTTGCGCATTAAATGTTGTAGATTATGTTCAGGGATTGTCTATTAGTTGTTTTAACCTTTGAATTTTTTAAGTCAGCGGGACATTTAactgatttttttcttctttgaactTAAATACTTGATTTTGTTTGGTGTGCTAGTTATTGTTGAGTATTTCTCATACGTATGATTTGTGTATTTTCTTGCCATTGTTTCTTTAAGTCGGTGCTTCCATAGCACATCCTTTAGACCTTAACGAACAGCTTTTTTTAAAGCATGTGAATATATTCATATGTTTGttagaaatttcagatttgactgtttattttttttttgtaatctctTTCACtttctacttatcaaaaaacattCTTTCACTCTCTTCCAGGGAGATGCTGACAGTGCGCTGGATCGTCTCTGGCAGAAAAAGAAAGTCGAAGCTCGACAACAGTAGAGCAAGGGAGAGAATATAATTGATTTCTGTTTTTGAAGTTCTGCTTGAGGGTAGAAAAATGTGGTTGAAGGATTCTGACTCCTTTTCGTCAGTTATTATCGAATATTGCAACCTCTTTGAACTGCCatgaatcaaaatattttatgttactgTGCTAAGGTACTCAATATCAGATTGTTTTAGTTATTGAGCATTGCTATATTATATCTTCTTGTTGTGGTCAGTGAAGTTGTGCTTTGTGGATTTTTAGGACTAATTAATGCATCTTTTAATCTTCTATATGAACTTCTCACCTGCGTTTATCTTGGGTTTCAGAGATTTCTGAGTAAATATTGAGATTTGCTATGAATAATGTAGCAATTAGGTGCGGTCTTGTTCCCTACAAGATAGCAGACCTCTCATGTTCATTCTGCTGCATGAGTTTCCTGCAAGCCTGGAGATTGCTAGGTACCACACCAGACCACATACAACGctgacataatattttttattaaaaggagaaataaaataaaaaaaattttgagagaagaaggTCATATGTTTCACAAAAAAGCATTTCCATCTttaatttatattgttttattaaatgaatattttacatGTTAGTATTGGTGCGCAAgaattattttcctaattttcCTAATGTAAATTATACAACGTGGCACCTATGAATATCACTTCGACCAAATAATGGTTATGATTTTAGAGACGTAAAATAACGAATTCAGTTGCTTCTTATTGGGCCTCAAGTCTTAGTATTGAGGCCCAACTGTGGGTTCCTCATCAGTGCCCTCTactcatttctttattttctt encodes the following:
- the LOC121246710 gene encoding cellulose synthase-like protein D4, producing the protein MASLSSQPSKKNMRSARGTSDSSQGSRNSNGQTVKFARRTSSGRYVSLSREDLDMSGELSGDYMNYTVHMPPTPDNQPMDTSVAAKAEEQYVSNSLFTGGFNSVTRAHLMDKVIESEVSHPQMAGAKGSACSMPACDGKVMKDERGADVIPCDCRFKICRDCFMDAQKGSGLCPGCKEPYKAEDYDQDDPQDFSSGALPLPAPNGTKRDPKNMSMMKRNQTGEFDHNRWLFETKGTYGVGNAYWPQDDIYCDGDDDGFKGGMMESMDKPWKPLSRKMPIPAAIISPYRLLVLVRLVVLCFFLHWRLTHPNEDAVWLWLMSVVCEVWFAFSWVLDQIPKLCPINRCTDLQVLHDKFDMPSPANPTGRSDLPGVDLFVSTADPEKEPPLVTACTILSILAVDYPVEKIACYVSDDGGALLTFEAMAEAASFADLWVPFCRKHNIEPRNPETYFSLKVDPTKNKSRLDFVKDRRKVKREFDEFKVRINGLPDSIRRRSEAFNAREEMKMMKHMRESGADPLEVMSKVQKATWMADATHWPGTWTMPASEHAKGDHAGILQVMLKPPSCDPLMGEADERIIDFSDVDIRLPMFVYVSREKRPGYDHNKKAGAMNALVRASAVLSNGPFILNLDCDHYIYNCRAIREGMCFMMDRGGENICYIQFPQRFEGIDPSDRYANHNTVFFDGNMRALDGVQGPVYVGTGCMFRRFALYGFDPPKTDEISQSTDSEMHTLKANDFDPDLDVNRLPKRFGNSIMLSESIPIAEYHGRPLADHSAVKYGRPPGILRAPRDPLDATTVAEAVSVISCWYEDKTEWGDRVGWIYGSVTEDVLTGYRMHNRGWHSVYCITKRDAFRGSAPINLTDRLHQVLRWATGSVEIFFSRNNPLLATRRLMFLQRMAYLNVGIYPFTSVFLIVYCFLPALSLISGNFIVQTLSVVFLVYLLIITVCLISLAILEVKWAGIGLEEWWRNEQFWLISGTSAHLAAVVQGLLKVIAGIEISFTLTSKSAGEDVDDIFADLYLVKWTSLMIPPIVIAMVNIIAIAIAFSRTIYSTVPQWSKFVGGAFFSFWVLAHLYPFAKGLMGRRGKTPTIVFVWSGLIAITLSLLWVAISPPKASSTEANGGGFQFP
- the LOC121246712 gene encoding 40S ribosomal protein S21-2; translated protein: MQNEEGVITELYIPRKCSATNRLITSKDHASVQINVGHLDENGVYNGHFSTFALCGFVRAQGDADSALDRLWQKKKVEARQQ